The following coding sequences lie in one Aspergillus luchuensis IFO 4308 DNA, chromosome 8, nearly complete sequence genomic window:
- a CDS encoding uncharacterized protein (COG:S;~EggNog:ENOG410PGW9;~InterPro:IPR018829;~PFAM:PF10360), whose product MASPRPPHNFGPQGYPLPNGAVPSGPVPGAAPLLPNNGRIIQNGPVRVLCIADVRGNLKSLNELARQARADHIIHTGDFGFYDDTSLERIADKTLKHVAQYSPLLPENVKRTIAQTPPQQSIKQRFTPDQLPLSELPMLLDKRLTLDVPVYTVWGACEDVRVLEKFRSGEYKVDKLHIIDEANSRLLDIGGVKLRLLGLGGAVVMHKLFDNGEGKTTIAGGQGTMWTTLLQMGELIDTANRVYDPSETRIFVTHASPAREGMLNQLSVTLKADFSVSAGLHFRYGSSYNEFSVNPSLDHYRGKLAASKASFNDVWETVRGEVEAAISQNEAQKTLLDNALEVVTKMPTVANGGNPFGGPAAPGNAAGQVDESAFKNMWNFNLADAAFGFLVLEIESGRIATEMRAQGFNFAHRTGKPQPAGPAQPAPVPAGAPAGIASPRVPGAAPQFGQAQPVPARTGPLPQQQAPAQAKAPAAAPARTSPVPVIPKPATPQPAAAPAAQPAVTSPERTTTTEANGTAQPEKPSESPLPKIEKKQSNGLFVSNVENEQAVRDLFPEEDKAKITKIEKWGKYNNHVVHFATVEEAKAALDRQPAEHKKPTPAGQPRKPNIKFFEDRGSHRGNAGTWQSSNRGANAPQRGYQSGGASDSETNRGRGFRGRGGAGRGDRGGRGGRGGRGGFNKGGAPTSDSGPGDKPAATGGDA is encoded by the exons ATGGCTTCT CCCCGTCCTCCACACAACTTCGGTCCTCAAGGCtatcccctccccaacggTGCTGTTCCTTCTGGTCCCGTCCCCGGCGCcgcccctctccttcccaaCAATGGTCGAATCATTCAGAATGGTCCCGTCAGAGTGCTGTGCATTGCGGACGTGCGAG GTAATCTGAAGTCCTTGAATGAGTTGGCCAGGCAGGCCCGTGCAGACCATATCATCCACACTGGTGACTTCGGTTTCTACGATGACACTTCGCTCGAGCGCATTGCAGACAA GACTCTAAAGCACGTGGCCCAATACTCTCCCCTGCTCCCCGAGAATGTCAAGCGCACGATCGCCCAGACTCCTCCCCAGCAGTCGATCAAGCAACGATTCACCCCCGATCAGCTACCCCTCTCAGAGCTTCCTATGCTGCTCGACAAGCGGCTCACCCTCGATGTTCCTGTCTACACTGTCTGGGGTGCCTGCGAGGATGTTCGCGTGTTGGAGAAGTTCCGTTCGGGAGAGTACAAGGTTGACAAGCTGCACATCATCGATGAAGCCAACTCGCGGCTACTCGACATTGGCGGTGTGAAGCTCCGTCTCCTGGGTCTGGGAGGAGCTGTGGTTATGCACAAGCTGTTCGACAATGGCGAGGGCAAGACTACTATTGCTGGTGGTCAAGGCACCATGTGGACAACCCTGCTGCAAATGGGAGAGCTGATTGACACAGCAAACCGTGTATACGACCCCTCAGAGACCCGGATCTTCGTCACGCACGCGTCGCCGGCTCGTGAGGGCATGCTGAACCAGCTGTCGGTCACGCTCAAGGCCGATTTCTCCGTCTCCGCTGGCTTGCACTTCCGTTACGGCTCGTCCTACAACGAATTCTCCGTCAACCCCTCCCTCGACCACTACCGGGGCAAGCTCGCCGCTTCCAAGGCTTCCTTCAATGATGTGTGGGAGACTGTCCGCGGCGAGGTTGAGGCCGCCATTTCGCAGAACGAGGCTCAGAAGACTTTGCTTGACAATGCCCTGGAGGTGGTCACCAAGATGCCTACCGTTGCCAACGGTGGCAACCCATTCGGTGGACCTGCTGCTCCCGGCAACGCAGCTGGCCAGGTCGACGAAAGCGCCTTCAAGAACATGTGGAACTTCAACTTGGCGGACGCAGCATTCGGCTTCTTGGTGCTTGAGATCGAGTCGGGCCGCATCGCTACCGAAATGCGCGCTCAAGGATTCAACTTTGCCCACCGTACTGGCAAGCCCCAGCCCGCtggcccagcccagcccgcTCCCGTCCCCGCTGGCGCCCCCGCTGGAATTGCCTCGCCTCGCGTTCCCGGAGCTGCTCCCCAATTCGGTCAGGCCCAGCCTGTTCCCGCCCGCACGGgtccccttccccaacagCAGGCCCCGGCTCAGGCCAAGGCTCCCGCCGCCGCTCCCGCTCGTACATCCCCCGTTCCCGTGATCCCTAAGCCTGCTACGCCGCAGCCTGCCGCCGCCCCTGCTGCGCAGCCCGCCGTGACGTCCCCGGAGAGAACCACGACTACTGAGGCCAATGGTACCGCTCAGCCTGAGAAGCCCTCCGAATCTCCGCTGCCCAAGattgagaagaagcagagcaaCGGCCTCTTCGTCTCGAACGTTGAGAATGAACAAGCTGTGCGTGATCTCTTCCCCGAGGAAGACAAGGCCAAGATCACAAAGATTGAGAAATGGGGCAAATACAACAACCATGTCGTCCACTTTGCGACTgtcgaggaggccaaggctgcTCTCGATCGCCAGCCTGCCGAGCACAAGAAGCCTACCCCTGCCGGTCAGCCCCGTAAGCCCAACATCAAGTTCTTCGAAGACCGGGGCAGCCACCGCGGCAATGCCGGTACGTGGCAGAGCAGCAACCGTGGTGCCAACGCGCCCCAGCGCGGATACCAGAGCGGAGGTGCCAGTGACAGCGAGACTAACCGCGGACGTGGATTCCGTGGCCGAGGTGGTGCTGGCCGCGGCGACCGGGGCGGACGGGGCGGCCGTGGTGGTCGCGGTGGGTTCAACAAGGGAGGCGCTCCGACTTCAGATTCGGGACCAGGCGACAAGCCCGCTGCAACTGGAGGCGACGCTTGA
- a CDS encoding uncharacterized protein (TransMembrane:2 (n4-14c18/19o90-110i142-160o)), giving the protein MTSFSLFTLFLSFFSEMCVKLLFPFIFLFPSRHFALATGWIGYFNCSIPFPTRIFRTPGVVGADPKAEAEAETERHKRSCKQKQAEEERWVCMCAIELGMILWSLILLGGRGKREYKKRRDILSEVTLRKTKKRRNKTTKRPTARILLYSIFSWNVPISIPL; this is encoded by the coding sequence ATGAcgtctttttctcttttcaccTTGTTCTTGTCCTTTTTCAGCGAGATGTGCGTCAAACTTCTTTTCccattcatcttcctctttcctagTAGACACTTCGCGCTGGCGACGGGATGGATCGGTTACTTTAACTGCTCAATTCCATTTCCCACTCGGATCTTTAGGACCCCAGGAGTCGTTGGTGCGGATCCGAAGGCAGAAGCAGAGGCGGAGACAGAGAGACACAAGCGGAGTTGCAAGCAGAAGcaagcggaggaggagaggtgggtgtgtatgtgtgctATCGAACTTGGTATGATATTATGGTCTTTGATTTTGTTGGGTGGCCGCGGGAAACGGGAATACAAAAAGCGAAGGGATATTTTATCTGAGGTTACTTTGCGAAaaacgaaaaaaagaagaaacaaaaccaCAAAACGGCCAACGGCGAGGATTCTTTTGTATTCTATATTCTCCTGGAACGTACCAATATCGATACCCTTGTAA